The Megachile rotundata isolate GNS110a chromosome 8, iyMegRotu1, whole genome shotgun sequence genome has a segment encoding these proteins:
- the LOC100879021 gene encoding small ribosomal subunit protein uS5 yields MADNAPANRGGFRGGFGSRGGDRGGPRGRGRGGRGRGRGRGRGKEDSKEWIPVTKLGRLVKDGKIESLEHIYLFSLPIKEYEIIDRFLGPELKDEVLKIMPVQKQTRAGQRTRFKAFVAIGDYKGHIGLGVKCSKEVATAIRGAIILAKLSVVPVRRGYWGNKIGDPHTVPCKVTGKCGSVQVRLIPAPRGTGIVSAPVPKKLLQMAGIEDCYTSARGSTCTLGNFAKATYAAIAKTYAYLTPDLWHDQALRKAPYQEFADYLSKNHRAVGGQRPAEVV; encoded by the exons atGGCGGACAATGCTCCAGCCAACCGTGGAGGTTTCCGAGGTGGATTTGGATCTCGTGGAGGTGATCGTGGAGGTCCAAGAGGTAGAGGACGCGGAGGTAGAGGAAGAGGCCGTGGCCGTGGACGTGGTAAAGAGGATAGCAAAGAATGGATTCCAGTAACCAAGCTTGGCCGTCTTGTCAAAGACGGTAAAATTGAATCGTTGGAACACATTTATCTCTTCTCCTTGCCGATCAAGGAATATGAAATAATTGACAGATTTCTTGGACCTGAATTGAAAGATGAAGTTCTGAAAATTATGCCTGTACAGAAACAAACTCGTGCTGGTCAACGTACACGTTTCAAG GCTTTTGTGGCCATTGGTGACTACAAAGGTCACATTGGTTTGGGTGTGAAATGTTCTAAAGAAGTAGCCACTGCCATCCGTGGTGCTATAATTTTGGCCAAACTGTCAGTGGTGCCAGTACGTCGTGGTTATTGGGGAAATAAAATTGGTGATCCTCACACTGTACCCTGTAAAGTAACTGGCAAATGTGGTTCAGTTCAGGTGCGATTAATTCCGGCACCAAGAGGTACTGGCATTGTCTCTGCGCCTGTACCTAAGAAACTCTTGCAAATGGCTGGCATAGAGGACTGTTATACATCAGCTAGAGGATCCACGTGTACCCTTGGTAACTTTGCTAAAGCTACATACGCAGCAATTGCCAAGACCTATGCGTATCTGACACCAGATCTCTGGCATGATCAGGCATTAAGAAAAGCACCATATCAAGAATTTGCAGATTATTTATCCAAGAACCACAGAGCTGTGGGAGGACAAAGACCTGCTGAGGTTGTTTAA
- the LOC105663660 gene encoding uncharacterized protein LOC105663660, with product MSSPNAKSNSTRVILEELDAELFIDEVKKYPEIWDINSEENRDKKKKSAAWEKICEKFCSNFRQKTEEEKQELVRKHMNRWRNIRDQYLRTVRKKRRYSNHNRQYIYARRLAFLQEVEKSATLTVSYLDSEEAEDTATVDDDQSTIPYVSSMDEESSGKRNKDTKPCMMNNSQMSNVSCSVEEIDDDKSFFNSILPLIQSFNIEQKIEFRCEVMKLIKKVRTFDIPPGF from the exons ATGTCAAGTCCGAATGCTAAAAGTAATTCTACGAGAGTGATTCTCGAAGAACTTGACGCTGAATTATTTATCgacgaagtaaaaaaatatCCTGAAATATGGGATATAAATTCAGAAGAGAATAgagataaaaagaaaaagagtgcGGCATGGGAGAAAATTTGcgaaaaattttgttcgaattTCCGGCAAAAAACAGAAGAAGAGAAACAAGAACTAg TTAGAAAACATATGAACAGATGGCGAAACATACGCGACCAGTATTTAAGAACTGTTCGTAAAAAGCGAAGGTACAGTAACCATAACAGACAATACATCTACGCCCGGCGACTAGCCTTTTTACAAGAAGTGGAGAAATCTGCAACTCTTACTGTATCGTATTTAGATAGCGAAGAAGCTGAAGACACTGCGACTGTAGATGACGATCAGTCGACTATTCCTTATGTTTCAAGTATGGATGAAGAATCATCAGGGAAACGCAATAAGGATACAAAACCGTGTATGATGAATAATTCACAAATGTCAAATGTTTCGTGTAGCGTAGAGGAAATCGACGAtgataaatcattttttaactcTATATTACCTTTGATCCAATCGTTCAATATCGAACAAAAAATAGAATTCAGGTGTGAAGTTATGAAGCTTATAAAAAAAGTTAGAACGTTCGACATTCCACCTGGTTTTTAA
- the Arv1 gene encoding ACAT-related protein required for viability 1, producing MYHCVTCGAEVEELYRRYCPNVLKLLKCDACGHTADKYIEYDPVIILVDLILLEKKAYRHLLYNCDLKSCWKLLIILWLIESFRSLSLCKNNKKSVEISRTYPSSFEENCNLYLILLQTFFSFASFIFVVILLTKIKWYFYKKNSNECSVIHLTKALVIGGSGKLLGLLEITWGHIFLAPHYFLILGYTLLCMLTAYSVCTNSGKMESLIILELGIVIYNYSSIFFTATLEALKLV from the exons ATGTATCACTGTGTAACTTGTGGAGCTGAAGTGGAAGAACTTTACAGAAGATATTGTCCAAATGTTTTAAAACTCTTAAAATGT GATGCATGTGGCCATACGGCCGACAAGTACATCGAATACGACCCTGTGATAATCTTAGTCGATTTAATACTGCTCGAAAAAAAAGCATACAGACATCTGCTGTACAACTGTGATCTTAAATCTTGTTGGAAACTTCTGATAATTCTTTGGCTCATTGAGTCTTTTCGAAGCCTCTCCTTgtgtaaaaataacaaaaaatctgTCGAAATATCGAGAACGTATCCATCTAGTTTTGAAGAAAATTGTAATCTTTATTTAATTCTACTGCAGACTTTTTTCTCTTTCGCTTCTTTCATTTTTGTTGTGATTCTTCTGACCAAAATTAAGtggtatttttataaaaaaaactcAAATGAGTGCAGTGTGATCCATTTAACAAAAGCCTTAGTGATAGGTGGGTCTGGAAAATTATTAGGATTATTAGAAATCACGTGGGGACACATTTTTCTAGCGCCTCATTATTTCCTCATCTTGGGATATACTCTTCTCTGTATGCTCACTGCTTACTCAG TGTGTACCAATAGTGGGAAAATGGAATCGTTGATTATTTTGGAACTGGGAATAGTAATTTACAACTACTCATCTATCTTTTTCACTGCAACACTTGAAGCCTTAAAattagtttaa
- the LOC100879132 gene encoding 1,5-anhydro-D-fructose reductase produces the protein MDKNNAILLPNGQLMPMLGFGTWQASEEELMNALDVALEAGYRHIDTAPVYYNEKAIGKVLKKWFDSGKLKRSEIFIVTKLPPTGNRPEHVEKHIKKSLQDLQLDYLDLYLIHTPFAFEEVGDDLHPVDKDGNIRIDPTTDSVKVWAEMEKQVESGRTRAIGLSNFNIKQIERVLNSAKIKISMLQIELHVYFQQQEVVNYCKSKNIPITAYSPLGTRNFVKLMKKTEEIPDMLQNDVVLEIAKKHKKTAAQVLLRYILQNGIVVIPKSTNPQRIKENTQLFDWKLESEDMAKLKGLDRGESARICDFDFFKGIQQHPEYPF, from the exons ATGGACAAGAACAACGCTATTTTACTTCCCAATGGACAATTAATGCCAATGCTTGGCTTTGGCACGTGGCAG GCAAGTGAAGAGGAATTGATGAATGCTTTGGATGTTGCTTTAGAAGCTGGATATAGACATATTGATACAGCGCCAGTATACTACAATGAAAAAGCAATCGGTAAAGTCCTCAAAAAATGGTTTGATTCTGGAAAACTTAAACGGTCAGAAATATTCATTGTTACAAAG CTTCCTCCAACTGGAAACAGACCAGAACACGTCGAAAAACATATTAAAAAGTCCTTGCAGGATTTGCAACTAGATTATTTGGATCTTTATTTGATTCATACACCATTTGCTTTTGAGGAAGTTGGAGATGATTTACACCCTGTCGATAAAGATGGAAATATACGAATAGACCCAACTACCGATAGCGTAAAGGTTTGGGCCGAAATGGAAAAACAAGTGGAAAGTGGTCGAACTAGAGCAATcggattgtcaaattttaatatcaaacaaATCGAGCGAGTTTTAAACAGtgcgaaaataaaaatttctatgttgCAAATTGAATTGCATGTTTATTTTCAGCAACAAGAAGTA GTAAATTATTGCAAAAGTAAGAATATTCCAATAACAGCTTACTCTCCACTTGGAACACGAAATTTTGTAAAGCTGATGAAGAAAACAGAAGAAATCCCTGACATGCTACAAAATGATGTAGTCTTAGAGATAGCAAAGAAGCACAAGAAAACAGCTGCACAAGTTTTATTGCGATACATTCTGCAAAATGGAATTGTAGTCATTCCAAAAAGTACTAATCCCCAGAGAATTAAGGAGAATACACAGTTATTTGATTGGAAGCTTGAATCAGAAGACATGGCAAAATTAAAAGGTCTTGATCGTGGGGAATCTGCTAGAATTTGCGATTTTGATTTCTTTAAAGGAATTCAACAACATCCTGAATATCCCTTTTAA
- the Wdr37 gene encoding WD repeat domain 37: MPGEPSATAGNKSSGKIKRISIPRVQSSTDTELQSQSGSTPLQPNAQHYAAFRTDLDDSVLPPALRCRLFDLFQQIEKEFEALYAENLGLQEKIDALNERLDRECYGSGERSLPIGDVADFPDTKSFSKQKSMAGNSAPKTKTTSNKLKAQTSKIVSSFKTPTMTCSMQREYSGHRDGVWEVSVGRSGQIIATASADHSARVWAVDSGRCLLQYIGHSGSVNSVRFHPTKELALTSSGDNSAHVWQAAVDWDFPKRQNSSEELSGLNTDRNPSNVITVNEEQDEPPTLRTPVRELLGHTGVVMAADWLPDAEQIVTASWDRTANLYDVETGEIIHTLCGHDQELSHVSTHHTQRLCVTSSKDSTFRLWDFREPVHSVSVFQAHTETVTSAVFTREDKIVSGSDDRSVKIWELRNIRSPLATIRGDSAANRLSVSSTGIVAIPHDNRQIRLFDLSGQRLARLPRTSRQGHRRMVSSVAWAEDSGVCNLFSSGFDRLVLGWSIVPLKEC; encoded by the exons ATGCCAGGAGAACCATCTGCAACTGCTGGAAATAAAAGTTCTGGAAAAATCAAACGTATTTCAATTCCAAGAGTACAAAGCAGTACAGATACAGAGTTACAGTCACAAAGCGGATCTACTCCATTGCAGCCAAATGCACAGCATTATGCAGCTTTTCGAACAGATCTTGATGATAGTGTATTACCACCAGCTTTACGATGTCGATTGTTTGACTTGTTTCAGCAGATAGAAAAAGAGTTTGAAGCTCTGTATGCAGAAAATTTAGGAT tacAAGAAAAAATAGATGCCCTTAATGAGAGGCTTGACAGAGAATGTTATGGTTCTGGAGAACGAAGTTTACCTATTGGAGATGTTGCAGACTTTCCAGATACGAAAAGTTTCTCCaaacaaaaat ctATGGCGGGGAATTCAGCACCAAAGACAAAAACAACTTCTAATAAGTTGAAAGCTCAAACCAGTAAAATAGTTTCTAGCTTTAAAACGCCAACAATGACCTGTAGCATGCAGAGAGAATATTCTGGGCACCGAGATGGTGTTTGGGAAGTTTCTGTTGGAAGATCAGGTCAAATCATTGCTACAGCCTCTGCTGATCACAGTGCTAGAGTCTGGGCTGTGGATAGTGGACGTTGTCTTTTACAATATATTG GTCATTCTGGTTCTGTTAATTCTGTGCGTTTTCATCCAACAAAGGAATTAGCACTCACATCCAGTGGAGATAATTCTGCTCATGTATGGCAAGCTGCCGTTGATTGGGATTTTCCTAAGCGGCAGAATTCATCTGAAGAGCTTTCAGGATTGAATACTGACAGAAACCCTAGTAATGTAATTACTGTAAATGAGGAACAAGATGAACCTCCCACTCTAAG AACTCCAGTACGAGAATTGTTAGGTCACACAGGTGTTGTAATGGCCGCAGATTGGTTACCTGATGCAGAACAAATTGTGACTGCTTCTTGGGATAGAACCGCAAATTTGTATGATGTAGAAACTGGAGAGATTATTCATACATTATGCGGGCATGATCAAGAACTTTCTCATGTTTCGACTCATCATACTCAAAGACTTTGTGTTACTTCAAGCAAAGATAGCACTTTCCGCTTGTGGGATTTCAGAGAACCTGTTCACTCAGTTTCTGTTTTCCAAGCACACACTGA GACGGTAACTTCAGCTGTTTTCACGCGTGAAGATAAAATCGTTTCAGGATCAGATGATCGAAGTGTAAAGATATGGGAATTGCGAAATATACGAAGTCCTTTAGCTACAATTAGAGGTGACAGCGCTGCTAATAGATTATCAGTATCAAGTACTGGCATTGTTGCAATTCCACATGATAATAGACAAATTAGATTGTTCGACCTTAGCGGTCAGCGATTAGCTAGATTGCCTAGAACAAGTAGACAG ggTCACAGAAGAATGGTCTCTTCAGTAGCTTGGGCAGAAGATAGTGGGGTCTGTAACTTGTTTTCTTCAGGTTTTGATAGATTAGTCCTTGGATGGAGTATTGTACCTCTTAAAGaatgttaa